Genomic segment of Prosthecobacter sp.:
GTGATCGAGATCGACATCGCAAAGCGCGACGATGTTGGCGAGGCCGGACTCATCCAGGTCGCGGATGTCGCCGCCGCCTTGTCCGCCGATGCCGATGCAGCCGAGGTTGACCTTTTCACTCGGCGGCGTGAAGCCGGGGCCGCCGATGACGTGACGCGGGACGATTTGGAAGCCGAAGACCGTTGCGGCGGCGGTTTTGACAAACTGGCGGCGAGGAAGCGTGGAAGGCTGGGGCATGCGCATGCAAACGGGCAGCTTCAGCCCGCTCTTGCGCCGTCGCTTGCCGCCCCGATATCCAGGGGCTCGCTGTTAAAGCTGTCTTTCAGTGTGTCAATAATGCAGGTTGTGTCGTATTTATTGCCTATGAAACGCCCTTGGAAAGACGTCTCCGTGTCGCTGCGCGACGGCATGGTGACCTGGCCCGGTGATCCCGAGTGCCACATCAAGCGCGTGAACCGCATGGAAGACGGCGCGGTGTGCAACCTGACTCACCTCAGCATGAGCGCCCACACCGGCACGCACATGGACGCGCCGCGGCATTTCATCGCGGATGGCATCACGATGGAGCAGATGCCATTCGAGGCGGTGATCGGCCGCTGCCGCGTGTTTGAGATCGAGTGCGAGGATCAGATGCAGATCACGGTGGATGATTTGAAGAAGCTCAAACTCTCGCCCCGGCAGCGTGTGTTGTTCAAGACGCGCAATTCAACACGGAGCTGGGCGATGAACGAGTTCGACAAAGACTTCATCTCCATCCGCGCCGACGCCGCG
This window contains:
- a CDS encoding cyclase family protein → MKRPWKDVSVSLRDGMVTWPGDPECHIKRVNRMEDGAVCNLTHLSMSAHTGTHMDAPRHFIADGITMEQMPFEAVIGRCRVFEIECEDQMQITVDDLKKLKLSPRQRVLFKTRNSTRSWAMNEFDKDFISIRADAAQYLVDHEVMTVGVDYLSIGGHGKDVVETHQILLGAGIWVIEGLNLAEIKPGYYELICLPIKLEGADGAPCRVVLR